The sequence TTCGAGAAACTGTCCGGCACCGTCGAAGGTGACGAGACGTTTGTCGGCGGCAAGGCCAAGAACATGCACCTCGGCAAACGCGGCAAGATCGCAGGACGCGGAGCGACCGGCAAGACGGCTGTCATGGGCATGATGGAACGTGGCGGGCAGGTCAAGGCGTTCGTCGTCAAGGACACCGGGGCGGGCACATTGCAAGGGCTCGTCAAGGCGCACGTCACGAAGGGCTCCAACTTCTACACCGACCACAACTTCGCATATCGGGGCCTCAAGTGGGAGTACAACCATGATTTCGTCAGCCACGTCGAAGAATACGTTCGTGGCGAAGTCCACACGCAAAACCTCGAATGCTTCTGGAACCTGCTGAAAAGGTCCATCAAGGGAACCTACACTTCGGTAGACCCCTGGCAGTTGTTCCGCTACGTGGACGAACAGGTCTTTCGCTGGAACGTCCGCAAAATGACCGATGCCGAAAGGTTCGCCACGCTCGCGTCCCAGGTCGCCGGACGTCGTCTCACTTACCGGGAACTCACCGGAAAGGAGTATCTTCCGCTACAGTGAGCAAGAAGCCCAAAAGAGACAGCGCGACCACTACCGCCCCAACCGAAGGCGCTCCCGATGTCGTCGTGTGGGCCAGCCCCGAGTTTCAAAAGACCGCCGACCTTGCGGCAAAGCTTCTGAAGGTTCCGAAGGACGAGGTTGACGAAATGGAAGCAGAGCGACCGAAACGACACCGGAAGTCCTGACAGGTGCTCGTCGACGGTGTTGGCGGCAACTGGGAGCACCCAGTCATCGGTCGCTGCATTTTTTGCAAGGCTGGAATTCCTGACTCTGACGAACATATCGTTCCTAAGCAGATTGGCGGCTCCCTTCAGCTCAAACTAGCGTGTTGTCCCGATTGCAGGAAGATGGCGAACGACTTTGAATCGCGTGTCTTCGCAAATCTCTTTGGCCCGGTCCGCAAGCTCATCAGAATACAGGCCCATGATGAGGAAGAGCCTTGTAACGGTACAGCTCAACTGAAGTACTCCGACTGGGGAGAAATAAAGTCCGTAGACCTGCCGCTGCACAAGCACCCGATGCTTTTCAAGATTCCGGCCGGAGCGAATTACCCAGGCAAATTGCTAGAGTGGTCGCCTCGCACTCAACCGTCAACAGTCGCCACCAAACTCTACGAGGAACAAGACATCTTTCACTACGTCCACGAACTTGAGGCCCTGGACTTCTACCGCTACATGACCAAGATCGCCTACTGTTACGTGTGGGCAGAATTCGGCTGGGCGTCGTTGGCAGACGAGTGGTTGCCGTTCATCAGAGGGGATACGGACAACTTTCCTTGGATCTGCTACGGCAAGAACACTTTCGTCGACTACGCGCGTTATAGAATGCGGCCCGTCGCATCTAAACCGGTTCACGTCCTAAGGCACGAACTCTTGCCACGAGGGCATTACGACGCGATAAGAGTTCACATATCCCTGTTCGCTAGTCTCAGGTTCCCGGAATTCTACGTTACGGCTGACTACTCCTTGAACCGGGCCTGAGTCGTCTCAAGCCCCTCCGCATGGAGAAGTAGCCGCGCAGCAGTTCCCTGTTCGCAAGGACGCGCTTCACGCAGCAATGAAGCGACTCTTGTTCATCCCGCGACAAGTCCGACCAAGATGCCAGTTCCGTTCGCGAGAACCCGACGCGACAAAGCTCGCTCCAAAGCTCTGAAGCGAGCATGTCCAAGGGAGTCTCGTTGCCAACTGATCCGATGATAGCACCTTTGTTGCGCGAAGTATATAAGTCCCCAAACATTGCGGACGATCGGCATCACCGGCATTTTCGACGATTTCAATCCGGACGGCACCGACTACATCAGTCATTCCAACGACAGTTTCCACCCGGAGAACTCGACTTACGGGTTCTATTCGATGGTCGACGGTTCGCTGTTGGCCCAGTTCGGCGACGATGCGCCGAACATCACCAAGGGTTACTTCTTTCCGGACGGCAAGTCGGTCCTGCTGATGGGCTCGACGACGGTGATCGAGCGCATGTGGGACCCGCAGCAGACCCAAGCTTACGTCTATCCCGACGGCTACGCGATCCATCTCGGCAAGCCGGGCGGAGGGACCCTTGCGGACCTTCTCGTCCAAGACGGCAACACGATGGGGGTCTGTAAGTGGCTGACGCCGGTGCCTCTCGGCGCTAGCGTGCGGGTGAGTTTTGACGCCGTTTCGCCCTTTAAGTCCCTCACGTCGCTGACCCTGACCTGCGTTGCGAGCACTGACACCGCGGGCGGATTCAACCACGTGCTCGAGATGTGGGACTGGATTCAAGGACGATGGGACCCTGTCGACACGAGGACCGACCCGATCGGCAAGACGGCCCAGACCTATGCCCTCACAGGAACGGGTGACCTGTCCCGGTTTGTGAACCAGACCGACCGAACGATGAGGTGCCGGACGACGCTGGTCCGCTACGGACCCGCAGCGGCTTTCACATGGTGCATGCGGTACGACATGGTGCAGTGGTCCGTGACACGGTAGCGACCTCAAGCGACGGCGAGCGATCGACTTCGAAGACCATAAGGCGACGAGGATGCCCGGGCCGCAGCGGGACACGCGGCTTGTAAGAGCGAGCGATTTGTCCGGCCCTATGTCGCTTCAGGATCCTGGAAGTCCTCGGCTACACGCGGGATGACGTTCTTGGAGGTTCTCAGCACCGATAAGGAAGACATGATCAGGGTTGTCCGTCTCAGCTAAGAGTCACGTCATCCCGACCGACCGCAGGGAGAGGAAGGACCTCCCCGTCTGTAACGCATTGCGGAATCCGGAGGTCCCTCGGCTTCGCTCGGGATGACGTATTCGGAGGTTCTCGATCCCGCCAGCGACGATGCGCACGGTAGTCGGCGGTTCCACCCAAGAGTCACGTCATCCCGAGCGACCTCAGGAACCGGAAGGGCTGATCCCGGCCCACTCCGACCTATTCAGGTTCAAAACGCGTTTTGAGGGGTCTTTCCGGAAAGTTTCCTGTCATCGGCGGACCGTTCCCAGACATCGGCGGACCGTTCCCAGACGTCGGCGGACCGTTCCCCGACATCG is a genomic window of Armatimonadota bacterium containing:
- a CDS encoding IS1595 family transposase, which encodes MSQENRIPESLFEVVTFCADEQKAFEAMTRFRWPNGVACPHCGSVGVTAVAKRRIWSCKDCRKQFSTKTGTIFESSPISFSKWLPALWLIANAKNGISSCELARALSVTQKTAWFMLHRIRLAMQAGTFEKLSGTVEGDETFVGGKAKNMHLGKRGKIAGRGATGKTAVMGMMERGGQVKAFVVKDTGAGTLQGLVKAHVTKGSNFYTDHNFAYRGLKWEYNHDFVSHVEEYVRGEVHTQNLECFWNLLKRSIKGTYTSVDPWQLFRYVDEQVFRWNVRKMTDAERFATLASQVAGRRLTYRELTGKEYLPLQ